From a region of the Erythrobacter neustonensis genome:
- a CDS encoding DUF808 domain-containing protein, with amino-acid sequence MPTGLVALLDDISVIAKASAASIDDIAVAAGRAGTKTAGVVIDDAAVTPSYVTGLSPARELPIIWKITKGSLKNKLVFLLPAALLLSEFLPQAIVWLLLLGGSFLAYEGAEKVMEKLGFGKHGETLEDEITDPVAFENERVGGAIRTDFILSAEIMAIALAEVASESLVMRGAVLALVAVVVTIAVYGAVGLIVKLDDIGLHLTKKASSAAQAFGRFLLRFVPKLLVTLSIVGTVAMLWVGGHIVVDSLHKLGWDGLYDPIHGAEVAVAGMTGAAGGVAGWLTATALSAVVGLILGAIIAFVVHKVFKIGADKAH; translated from the coding sequence GTGCCGACAGGACTGGTTGCGCTGCTCGACGACATTTCGGTGATCGCCAAGGCATCGGCGGCGTCGATCGACGATATCGCGGTCGCCGCAGGACGCGCAGGCACCAAGACCGCGGGCGTCGTGATCGACGATGCGGCGGTCACGCCGAGCTATGTCACTGGGCTTTCCCCGGCGCGCGAGCTGCCGATCATCTGGAAGATCACCAAGGGCAGCCTCAAGAACAAGCTGGTCTTCCTGCTGCCTGCCGCGCTGCTGTTGTCCGAATTTCTGCCGCAGGCGATCGTCTGGCTGCTGCTGCTGGGCGGGTCGTTCCTGGCCTATGAAGGCGCGGAAAAGGTGATGGAGAAGCTGGGCTTCGGCAAGCACGGCGAAACGCTCGAGGACGAGATCACGGATCCGGTCGCCTTCGAGAACGAGCGCGTGGGCGGGGCGATCCGCACCGATTTCATCCTCTCGGCCGAAATCATGGCGATCGCATTGGCCGAGGTTGCCAGCGAATCGCTGGTGATGCGCGGTGCGGTGCTGGCGCTGGTGGCGGTGGTCGTGACCATCGCGGTCTATGGCGCGGTCGGGCTGATCGTGAAGCTGGACGATATCGGGCTTCACCTCACCAAGAAGGCAAGTTCGGCGGCGCAGGCCTTCGGGCGGTTCCTGCTGCGCTTCGTGCCCAAGCTGCTGGTGACACTGTCGATCGTCGGCACGGTCGCGATGCTGTGGGTGGGCGGTCACATCGTGGTCGACAGCCTGCACAAGCTGGGCTGGGACGGGCTCTACGATCCGATCCACGGGGCCGAGGTTGCGGTTGCCGGAATGACGGGCGCGGCAGGCGGGGTCGCCGGCTGGCTGACCGCGACCGCGCTGTCGGCGGTGGTAGGGCTGATCCTTGGCGCGATCATCGCTTTCGTGGTCCACAAGGTGTTCAAGATCGGCGCGGACAAGGCGCATTGA
- the rpsF gene encoding 30S ribosomal protein S6, which translates to MALYEHVFLARQDLSQAQVDALAAQATEIVEAGNGKVVKTETWGLKSLAYKIERNRKAHFVLLNIDAPGSVIAELERQTRINEDVIRYMTIRVDEHEDGPSVMMRKNERERKRRETREERD; encoded by the coding sequence ATGGCTCTGTATGAGCACGTCTTTCTTGCGCGTCAGGATCTGAGCCAGGCTCAGGTTGATGCGCTTGCGGCGCAAGCCACCGAAATCGTCGAAGCCGGCAACGGCAAGGTCGTCAAGACCGAAACCTGGGGCCTGAAGTCGCTCGCCTACAAGATCGAGCGTAACCGCAAGGCGCATTTCGTGCTGCTCAACATCGATGCCCCCGGTTCGGTGATTGCCGAGCTCGAGCGTCAGACCCGCATCAACGAAGACGTCATCCGCTACATGACCATCCGCGTCGACGAGCACGAAGATGGCCCGAGCGTGATGATGCGCAAGAACGAACGCGAGCGTAAGCGCCGCGAAACCCGTGAGGAGCGTGACTGA
- the rpsR gene encoding 30S ribosomal protein S18 — MARPFFRRRKSCPFAAKDAPKIDYKDVRLLQGFMSERGKIVPSRITAVSAKKQRELAQAIKRARQIGLLPFIVK, encoded by the coding sequence ATGGCCCGCCCGTTTTTCCGTCGCCGCAAGTCCTGCCCGTTCGCGGCCAAGGATGCCCCCAAGATCGATTACAAGGACGTGCGCCTGCTGCAGGGCTTCATGTCCGAGCGTGGCAAGATCGTGCCTTCGCGCATCACCGCCGTTTCGGCGAAGAAGCAGCGTGAACTGGCCCAGGCGATCAAGCGCGCCCGCCAGATCGGCCTGCTGCCGTTCATCGTGAAGTAG
- the rplI gene encoding 50S ribosomal protein L9, whose translation MDIILLERIEKLGSIGDVVTVKDGYARNFLLPQKKALRANEANKKVFEANRERLEKENAERRTDAEKTGEKVAGAEVVLIRAASNAGQLYGSVSVRDIVSGLADQGHDVDKRMVILGAPIKTIGMHDVTIALHPEVRVTVKANVARSDDEAKLQSEGVDVLKAMFDDEQREIEEQAEATRIDTSLEPGEIPAELMDDGEDD comes from the coding sequence ATGGATATCATTCTCCTCGAACGGATCGAAAAGCTCGGCTCGATCGGTGACGTCGTCACCGTGAAGGACGGTTACGCCCGCAACTTCCTGCTCCCGCAGAAGAAGGCCCTGCGCGCGAACGAAGCCAACAAGAAGGTCTTCGAAGCCAACCGCGAGCGCCTCGAGAAGGAAAACGCCGAACGTCGCACCGACGCCGAAAAGACCGGCGAAAAGGTTGCCGGTGCAGAAGTGGTGCTGATCCGCGCCGCTTCGAACGCCGGTCAGCTTTACGGTTCGGTCAGCGTGCGCGACATCGTGTCGGGCCTCGCCGATCAGGGCCACGACGTTGACAAGCGCATGGTCATTCTCGGCGCGCCGATCAAGACCATCGGCATGCACGACGTCACCATCGCCCTGCACCCCGAAGTGCGCGTGACGGTGAAGGCCAATGTCGCGCGTTCGGACGACGAAGCCAAGCTGCAGAGCGAAGGCGTCGACGTGCTCAAGGCGATGTTCGACGACGAACAGCGCGAAATCGAAGAGCAGGCCGAAGCCACCCGCATCGACACCAGCCTCGAGCCGGGCGAAATCCCCGCCGAACTGATGGACGACGGCGAGGACGACTAA
- a CDS encoding AMP nucleosidase, producing MIDIPGILAALQQHYDDAVRTLRDDVIAFGTSGTVPAAAKRTDGSYAYPQLTLRYNGIGKGQDRPRAFGRLEMPGTYITTVTRPDLFAQYLTEQLSLIADEYDVEVSVSRSRQEIPFPYVLDGAAGAAMVGISPQAIAAHFPSTDLALIGDELADGIEIDSMADIPLSLFDGLRTDYSLARLKHYTGSEVSDFQDFILFTNYHRYVDEFVNWGAAHIGKDGYVALTGAAGLDIREPTQHAQDQLNDTAWRRHQMPAYHLVREDGRGITLVNIGVGPSNAKTICDHLAVLRPHAWLMIGHCGGLRSTQKIGDFVLAHAYLRDDHVLDPVLPPEVPIPPIAEVQQAMAEAAEQVAGVQGANLKARMRTGTVVTTDDRNWELRYSSSAKRFSQSRAIAIDMESATIATQGYRFRVPYGTLLCVSDKPLHGEIKLPGQANKFYEEAIAAHLQMGIVACAMLRDEGDRLHSRKLRAFNEPPFR from the coding sequence ATGATCGACATTCCCGGGATACTCGCCGCGCTCCAGCAGCATTATGACGATGCGGTGCGCACCTTGCGCGACGATGTAATCGCGTTCGGCACCAGCGGCACGGTCCCCGCCGCGGCAAAGCGCACCGATGGCAGCTATGCCTATCCGCAGCTGACCTTGCGTTACAACGGCATCGGCAAGGGCCAGGACCGCCCCCGCGCCTTCGGCCGGCTGGAAATGCCCGGCACCTATATCACCACCGTGACGCGCCCCGATCTGTTCGCGCAATATCTGACCGAACAGCTTTCGCTGATCGCGGACGAATATGATGTCGAGGTCAGCGTCTCGCGCTCGCGGCAGGAAATTCCCTTCCCCTATGTGCTCGACGGCGCGGCAGGGGCGGCGATGGTCGGCATTTCGCCGCAGGCGATCGCGGCGCATTTCCCCTCGACCGATCTCGCGCTGATCGGGGATGAACTCGCCGACGGGATCGAGATCGACAGCATGGCCGATATCCCGCTGTCGCTGTTCGACGGCCTGCGCACCGATTATTCGCTCGCCCGGCTCAAGCATTACACGGGCAGTGAAGTCAGCGATTTTCAGGACTTCATCCTGTTCACCAACTATCACCGCTATGTCGATGAATTCGTGAACTGGGGCGCGGCGCATATCGGCAAGGATGGCTACGTCGCGCTGACCGGGGCGGCCGGGCTCGACATCCGTGAACCGACCCAGCACGCGCAGGATCAGCTCAACGACACCGCTTGGCGGCGGCACCAGATGCCCGCCTATCACCTCGTGCGCGAGGATGGCCGCGGGATCACGCTGGTCAATATCGGCGTCGGCCCGTCGAACGCCAAGACGATCTGCGATCATCTCGCGGTGCTGCGCCCGCATGCATGGCTGATGATCGGCCACTGCGGCGGCCTGCGTTCGACCCAGAAGATCGGCGATTTCGTGCTCGCGCATGCTTACCTGCGCGATGACCACGTGCTCGACCCCGTCCTGCCGCCCGAAGTGCCGATCCCGCCGATTGCCGAAGTGCAGCAGGCGATGGCCGAGGCTGCCGAGCAGGTCGCGGGCGTGCAAGGCGCGAACCTCAAGGCACGGATGCGGACCGGGACGGTGGTGACCACCGACGACCGCAACTGGGAGCTGCGCTACTCCTCCTCGGCCAAGCGGTTCTCGCAAAGCCGAGCGATCGCGATCGACATGGAAAGCGCGACCATCGCCACGCAGGGCTACCGCTTCCGCGTGCCTTACGGGACGCTGCTGTGCGTCTCGGACAAGCCGCTGCATGGCGAGATCAAGCTGCCGGGGCAGGCCAACAAGTTCTACGAGGAAGCCATCGCCGCGCACTTGCAGATGGGGATCGTCGCCTGCGCGATGCTGCGCGACGAAGGCGACCGGCTGCACAGCCGCAAACTGCGCGCCTTCAACGAGCCGCCCTTCCGGTGA
- a CDS encoding SDR family NAD(P)-dependent oxidoreductase: MTRSRSIAGRVAIVTGAGSGMGRATALLFAAEGAMVAVVDRDFVAAKAVAAECGAGARAYALDVADGDAIPRVAAQIAEDFGRIDILVNNAGVSSFAALDAPDYEDVWHRALGVMLTAHQRMVRACLPWLRQSDAGRIVNIASTEGLGATPGDTPYVAAKSGVVGLTRGLAVDLGCDGITVNCICPGPIRTAMTDGVAEDHKAIFARRRTALGRYGTPEEVAHVTLSLVLPAASYITGAVIPVDGGLMARNA; this comes from the coding sequence GTGACGCGTTCGCGCTCCATCGCGGGCCGGGTGGCCATCGTCACCGGTGCGGGCAGCGGGATGGGGCGTGCGACCGCGCTGCTGTTTGCGGCCGAGGGCGCAATGGTCGCGGTGGTCGACCGCGATTTCGTCGCGGCCAAAGCGGTGGCGGCGGAATGCGGCGCAGGCGCGCGGGCCTATGCGCTCGATGTGGCCGATGGCGATGCGATTCCCCGCGTGGCGGCGCAGATTGCGGAGGATTTCGGGCGGATCGACATTCTGGTGAACAATGCCGGGGTGTCGAGCTTCGCCGCGCTCGATGCGCCCGATTACGAAGACGTGTGGCACCGCGCGCTCGGCGTGATGCTGACCGCGCACCAGCGGATGGTGCGCGCCTGTCTGCCGTGGCTGCGCCAGAGCGATGCAGGCCGGATCGTCAACATCGCCTCGACCGAAGGCCTGGGCGCAACCCCGGGCGATACGCCCTATGTCGCGGCGAAAAGCGGCGTTGTCGGCCTTACCCGCGGGCTCGCGGTCGATCTCGGGTGCGACGGGATCACGGTCAACTGCATCTGCCCCGGCCCGATCCGCACCGCGATGACGGACGGCGTGGCCGAGGATCACAAGGCGATCTTCGCGCGGCGGCGCACCGCGCTCGGCCGCTATGGCACGCCAGAGGAGGTCGCGCATGTCACGCTGTCGCTGGTGCTGCCAGCGGCAAGCTATATCACCGGCGCGGTTATCCCGGTCGATGGCGGGCTGATGGCGCGCAACGCCTGA
- the rimK gene encoding 30S ribosomal protein S6--L-glutamate ligase, whose amino-acid sequence MKIAMLARNANLYSHRRLKEAAEARGHTLDILNTLRCTVHIASHRPQVFYNGEAVAAYDAVIPRIGASITNYGLAILRQFEMRGVWSLNESVAIGRSRDKLRSLQILAKHGLGLPLTAYANDPKAAEEIIKAVKGPPVVIKLIEGTQGIGVVLAETMSSAKSVIEAFRGANVNILVQEFIKEAGGTDIRALVVGGKVVAAMQRTGAPDEFRSNLHRGGSAKVIKITPEERSTAVRAAKHMGLNVCGVDMLRSNHGPVIMEVNSSPGLEGIESATGKDIAGMIIDFTTANAKGGANRTKGKG is encoded by the coding sequence ATGAAAATCGCGATGCTGGCGCGCAATGCCAATCTCTATTCGCACCGGCGCTTGAAGGAAGCCGCCGAGGCGCGGGGGCATACGCTCGATATCCTGAACACCTTGCGGTGCACGGTGCATATCGCCAGCCACCGCCCGCAGGTGTTCTACAATGGCGAAGCCGTGGCCGCCTATGACGCGGTGATCCCCCGGATCGGGGCGTCGATCACCAACTATGGTCTTGCAATCCTTCGCCAATTCGAGATGCGCGGCGTGTGGTCGCTGAACGAGAGCGTCGCGATCGGGCGCAGCCGGGACAAGCTTCGCAGCCTCCAGATCCTTGCCAAGCACGGGCTGGGCCTGCCGCTCACCGCCTATGCCAACGACCCCAAAGCCGCCGAGGAGATCATCAAGGCGGTCAAGGGGCCGCCCGTGGTCATCAAGCTGATCGAGGGGACGCAAGGGATCGGCGTCGTGCTGGCCGAGACGATGTCGAGCGCCAAGTCGGTGATCGAGGCGTTTCGCGGGGCCAACGTCAACATCCTCGTGCAGGAGTTCATCAAGGAAGCCGGCGGCACCGACATCCGCGCACTGGTGGTCGGCGGCAAGGTGGTCGCCGCGATGCAACGCACTGGCGCGCCTGACGAATTCCGTTCCAACCTGCACCGCGGCGGGTCGGCCAAGGTGATCAAGATCACCCCCGAAGAGCGCTCCACCGCGGTGCGTGCGGCCAAGCACATGGGGCTGAACGTCTGCGGGGTCGACATGCTGCGCTCGAACCACGGGCCGGTGATCATGGAGGTCAATTCCTCCCCCGGTCTCGAAGGCATCGAAAGCGCGACCGGCAAGGATATTGCCGGGATGATCATCGACTTCACCACCGCCAATGCCAAAGGCGGGGCGAACCGGACCAAGGGCAAGGGCTGA
- a CDS encoding ATP-dependent zinc protease, protein MARRAEMLQVGWRELVDLPELGLAGIPAKIDTGARTSSLHAHEVEDFQRDGERFVRFAVDWGGTRHFCEAIHVDVRGITSSNGDRQTRFVIKTPLRIGNLTFRAEISLADRSQMQFPMLIGRTALRRRMVVDSGYSWLQSPGNADMGPGRR, encoded by the coding sequence ATGGCCCGGCGGGCGGAAATGTTGCAGGTCGGCTGGCGCGAACTCGTCGACCTTCCCGAATTGGGTCTTGCCGGGATACCCGCCAAGATCGACACCGGCGCGCGCACGTCCTCGCTCCACGCGCATGAGGTCGAGGATTTCCAGCGTGATGGCGAACGCTTCGTGCGCTTTGCCGTCGACTGGGGCGGCACGCGGCATTTCTGCGAGGCGATCCACGTCGATGTGCGCGGGATCACCTCGTCGAACGGCGACCGCCAGACGCGCTTTGTCATCAAGACGCCGCTTCGCATCGGCAATCTCACCTTCCGGGCCGAGATCAGTCTGGCGGACCGCTCGCAGATGCAGTTTCCGATGCTGATCGGGCGCACCGCGCTCAGGCGGCGGATGGTGGTGGATAGCGGTTATTCATGGCTGCAATCGCCCGGGAATGCGGATATGGGGCCGGGCCGCCGGTAG
- a CDS encoding YbjN domain-containing protein: MKRLILVGAAALSCAGGAQAQTVTAQNPQGMLNAITAAGYEATLSTDSAGDPMIDTELGGYRVNVLFYGCDETSHTGCDSVQLSTGFDRKTPMDPARALHIAREWRFLAVSLDDEGDPYLRWDIMTGSGIPQSVFMTALRRYGETLGDAGEIIFEDE, from the coding sequence ATGAAGCGACTGATCCTTGTGGGGGCGGCGGCATTGTCTTGTGCCGGGGGTGCTCAGGCGCAGACCGTGACCGCGCAAAACCCGCAAGGGATGCTCAACGCGATCACCGCGGCGGGATATGAGGCGACATTGTCGACCGACAGCGCGGGCGATCCGATGATCGATACCGAGCTGGGCGGTTACCGCGTCAATGTGCTGTTCTATGGTTGCGACGAAACTTCGCACACCGGCTGCGATTCGGTGCAGCTTTCGACCGGCTTCGATCGCAAGACCCCGATGGACCCCGCGCGTGCGCTCCATATCGCGCGCGAATGGCGGTTTCTCGCCGTTTCGCTCGACGATGAGGGTGATCCCTATCTGCGCTGGGACATCATGACCGGAAGCGGCATCCCGCAATCGGTGTTCATGACTGCGCTGCGCCGCTATGGCGAGACGCTCGGGGATGCCGGCGAAATCATCTTCGAAGACGAATAG
- a CDS encoding M2 family metallopeptidase: MKLLPKLLMPSLAALAAASIAVPASAQTAAPAAAPAPAATDLPFPLTAEGARQFVASAEKDLFDYTVEASQVNWVNSTYITEDTDAMAARINAVGTEKSVKYALLSARYAEVPGLDADVVRKLNIMRNGLVLPAPTTPGAATELNEIATRLNSLYGKGKGTLNGKPINGSDIEAEMGNPERTPAELKEMWESWHDNVGAPMKDDYAKMVGIANDGAKELGFDNVGAMWRSGYDMSPEEFTAMTERLWTETKPLYVALHTYVRAQLNKKYGDAVQPRTGPIRADLLGNMWAQEWGNIYPLVAPPGSGDVGYDIGELLEKQGKGPVDMVKIGEGFYSSLGFEPLPETFWTRSQFVKPADREVVCHASAWDIDNKDDIRIKMCIKVNAGDFVTIHHELGHNYYQRAYKEQPYAYLNGANDGFHEAIGDFIALSITPEYLVQIGLLDRANVPSADKDTGLLLRQAMDKVAFLPFGLLVDKWRWGVFDGSITPDTYNSAWVKLKRDYQGIVPPGDRPADAFDPGGKYHIPGNTPYARYFLARILQFQFYKAACDSAGWKGPLHRCSFYGDKQVGEKLGAMLEMGASKPWPDALEAFTGTREMSAKPMLEYFAPLMKWLKEQNKREKAGW, from the coding sequence ATGAAACTTCTTCCCAAGCTTCTCATGCCTTCGCTGGCCGCACTGGCCGCGGCGAGCATTGCCGTGCCGGCGAGCGCGCAGACCGCCGCGCCTGCCGCTGCGCCCGCGCCGGCTGCCACCGATCTGCCATTCCCGCTGACCGCCGAAGGCGCCAGGCAATTTGTCGCTTCCGCTGAAAAGGACCTGTTCGATTACACCGTCGAAGCCAGTCAGGTGAACTGGGTCAACAGCACCTACATCACCGAAGACACCGACGCGATGGCCGCGCGCATCAATGCGGTCGGCACCGAGAAGAGCGTGAAATACGCACTGCTTTCGGCGCGCTATGCCGAAGTCCCCGGGCTCGATGCCGATGTCGTGCGCAAGCTCAACATCATGCGCAACGGCCTCGTCCTGCCCGCGCCGACCACGCCCGGCGCCGCGACCGAGCTGAACGAGATCGCAACCCGGCTCAACAGCCTCTACGGCAAGGGCAAGGGCACGCTGAACGGTAAGCCGATCAACGGCAGCGATATCGAAGCCGAGATGGGCAACCCCGAACGCACGCCGGCCGAACTCAAGGAAATGTGGGAAAGCTGGCACGACAATGTCGGTGCGCCGATGAAGGACGATTACGCCAAGATGGTGGGCATCGCCAACGACGGCGCCAAGGAACTTGGCTTCGACAATGTCGGCGCGATGTGGCGTTCGGGCTATGACATGAGCCCGGAAGAATTCACCGCGATGACCGAGCGCCTGTGGACCGAAACCAAGCCTCTCTATGTCGCGCTGCACACCTACGTCCGCGCGCAATTGAACAAGAAGTACGGCGATGCCGTGCAGCCGCGCACCGGGCCGATCCGCGCCGATCTGCTGGGCAACATGTGGGCGCAGGAATGGGGCAACATCTACCCGCTGGTCGCGCCTCCGGGTTCGGGCGACGTCGGCTATGACATCGGCGAGCTTTTGGAAAAGCAGGGCAAGGGCCCGGTCGACATGGTCAAGATCGGGGAGGGTTTCTATTCCTCGCTCGGCTTCGAACCATTGCCCGAAACCTTCTGGACGCGCAGCCAGTTCGTGAAGCCCGCCGACCGCGAAGTGGTGTGCCACGCGAGCGCTTGGGATATCGACAACAAGGACGATATCCGGATCAAGATGTGCATCAAGGTGAACGCGGGCGACTTCGTCACGATCCACCACGAACTGGGCCACAACTATTACCAGCGCGCCTACAAGGAACAGCCCTATGCCTATCTGAACGGCGCGAATGATGGCTTCCACGAAGCGATCGGCGATTTCATCGCGCTGTCGATCACGCCCGAATATCTGGTCCAGATCGGCCTGCTCGACCGCGCCAATGTGCCGAGCGCCGACAAGGACACCGGCCTCCTGCTGCGCCAGGCGATGGACAAGGTTGCGTTCCTGCCCTTCGGCCTGCTGGTCGACAAGTGGCGCTGGGGCGTGTTCGACGGCTCGATCACCCCGGACACCTACAATTCGGCATGGGTCAAGCTGAAGCGCGATTATCAGGGCATCGTCCCGCCGGGCGACCGTCCGGCCGATGCCTTCGATCCGGGCGGCAAGTATCACATTCCGGGCAACACGCCCTATGCGCGCTACTTCCTCGCCCGGATCCTGCAGTTCCAGTTCTACAAGGCGGCGTGCGATTCGGCCGGCTGGAAGGGGCCGCTGCACCGCTGCTCGTTCTATGGCGACAAACAGGTCGGCGAAAAGCTGGGTGCGATGCTCGAGATGGGGGCATCCAAGCCCTGGCCCGACGCGCTCGAAGCGTTCACCGGTACCCGCGAAATGAGCGCCAAGCCCATGCTTGAGTACTTCGCCCCGCTGATGAAGTGGCTGAAGGAACAGAACAAGCGTGAAAAGGCCGGCTGGTAA